The Setaria viridis chromosome 6, Setaria_viridis_v4.0, whole genome shotgun sequence genome contains a region encoding:
- the LOC117859874 gene encoding thioredoxin-like protein CITRX, chloroplastic codes for MATVAAVLPACAAGPLSRAATPLPRRLLSVPSSPARSGISRACSLVGGGASARRAPTVRRNATAEMMVPYVPGSGKYIAPDYLVKKVSAKEVEELVRAERKVPLIVEFYATWCGPCVQMAQDIEMLAVEYEDNALFVKVDTDDEYEFAKDMQVRGLPTLYFFSPDQSKDAIRTEGLIPMDMIRNIIDNEL; via the exons ATGGCCacggtcgccgccgtcctgccggcCTGCGCCGCCGGTCCCCTCTCTCGAGCGGCCACCCCGCTCCCGCGGCGCCTCCTCTCCGTCCCGTCCTCGCCCGCGCGCAGTGGCATCTCCCGCGCCTGcagcctcgtcggcggcggcgccagcgcccgccgcgcgccgaccGTTCGACGGAACGCCACGGCGGAGATGATGGTTCCCTACGTGCCGGGATCCGGGAAGTACATCGCGCCAGACTACCTCGTG aagaaggtgTCGGccaaggaggtggaggagctggtgAGGGCGGAGAGGAAGGTGCCGCTTATCGTCGAATTCTACGCGACCTGGTGCGGGCCCTGCGTCCAGATGGCGCAGGACATCGAGATG CTTGCAGTTGAGTATGAGGACAATGCCCTATTTGTGAAGGTGGACACAGATGATGAATATGAATTTGCAAAAGATATGCAG GTAAGAGGACTTCCGACGCTGTATTTCTTCAGTCCGGACCAAAGCAAAGATGCCATACGTACCGAGGGGCTAATTCCAATGGATATGATCAGAAACATCATTGACAACGAGCTATGA